Proteins encoded in a region of the Leifsonia sp. PS1209 genome:
- a CDS encoding gluconate 2-dehydrogenase subunit 3 family protein — MTTLPLSPSNGGDRFPGFDVLSQREHWDAATEAVVESRLGLLPQMRFFDVVEEACATALFDQLLDQRDEPRVPVTRMVDSRLAEKETDGWHYDSMPADPDAWRRSLAALDDDANATYGAVFADCTWNDQHALLADIQRLGSADWHGMPASAVWGLWTRYACTAFYSHPSAWNEIGFAGPAYPRGYKNLGIDRREPFEVADANPDDDPTRTSDAR, encoded by the coding sequence ATGACAACCCTGCCGCTCTCGCCAAGCAACGGCGGCGACCGTTTCCCCGGCTTCGATGTCCTCAGCCAACGTGAGCACTGGGATGCGGCCACCGAGGCCGTCGTCGAGTCACGGCTCGGGCTGCTGCCGCAGATGCGATTCTTCGACGTCGTCGAGGAAGCGTGCGCCACCGCACTCTTCGACCAGCTCCTCGATCAGCGCGATGAACCCCGGGTGCCCGTCACCCGGATGGTGGACTCCCGGCTGGCGGAGAAGGAGACCGACGGGTGGCACTACGACTCGATGCCGGCCGACCCGGACGCCTGGCGGCGTTCGTTGGCCGCCCTCGACGACGACGCGAACGCCACGTATGGTGCCGTGTTTGCTGACTGCACCTGGAACGACCAGCATGCACTACTAGCCGACATTCAGCGCCTCGGATCCGCCGACTGGCATGGCATGCCAGCGTCGGCCGTGTGGGGGTTGTGGACCCGGTACGCGTGCACCGCGTTCTATTCACACCCGTCGGCGTGGAACGAGATCGGCTTCGCCGGCCCCGCCTACCCGCGCGGCTACAAGAACCTCGGCATCGACCGGCGTGAACCGTTCGAAGTCGCCGACGCGAACCCCGACGACGACCCCACCAGGACATCCGATGCCCGATAA
- a CDS encoding alpha/beta fold hydrolase, translating to MSGLGDPMANRLVLLCHPTAGAAGFDPDPVLTSTWGVHLVSFDRPGYGSSDPYPDGTTPSAAAWADDVAHYFTRAEATASSVAHTDFGRIGVIGWREGGLFAATLAARHPDLVDRLALVGCPAWPTLADARESDAESWFDPNRLIPRFSERDTSSYERRVNRMLADARLQGSVGVDTDVACFEADPPSLERVSADTLIAIGKRDDYATPVDGRWFSKQLPLSQTFVSERGGRDLIASAWQRILEHVAPGHGHVDAIIARTH from the coding sequence ATGTCCGGCCTCGGCGATCCGATGGCGAACCGGTTGGTCCTGCTGTGCCATCCGACCGCGGGTGCGGCCGGATTCGATCCTGACCCGGTTCTGACCTCCACCTGGGGTGTGCATCTGGTGTCCTTCGACCGTCCGGGGTACGGCTCATCCGATCCCTATCCGGACGGCACAACTCCGTCCGCGGCGGCATGGGCAGATGACGTGGCCCACTATTTCACCCGGGCCGAAGCCACCGCGTCGTCCGTCGCGCACACCGATTTCGGGCGCATCGGCGTCATCGGATGGCGAGAGGGCGGCCTGTTCGCTGCGACCCTCGCCGCCCGTCACCCAGACCTCGTCGACCGTTTGGCGCTGGTCGGCTGCCCGGCTTGGCCGACGCTGGCGGACGCCCGCGAATCTGACGCGGAATCATGGTTCGATCCGAACCGACTGATCCCGCGGTTCTCCGAACGGGACACGAGTTCGTACGAGCGGCGTGTGAACCGGATGCTCGCCGACGCTCGGCTGCAGGGCAGCGTCGGCGTCGACACCGACGTGGCCTGCTTTGAGGCCGACCCGCCATCGCTCGAACGGGTCTCTGCCGACACTCTGATCGCGATCGGCAAACGAGACGACTACGCCACCCCCGTAGACGGGCGCTGGTTCAGCAAGCAACTTCCGCTGTCGCAGACTTTCGTGTCCGAGCGCGGCGGCCGCGACCTCATCGCCAGCGCCTGGCAACGCATCCTCGAACACGTCGCACCCGGCCACGGACACGTCGACGCGATCATCGCTCGCACCCACTGA